The genomic DNA AGGTCCTTTCGGTTCTCGGGGCCTTCGCCTCGACACGATTCTGTCGGGAGAAGCTCGGCCGGGCGGCCCCGCTCGGCGAGGTGGACCCCGAGCGGTTGAACGTTTTGGGTGGATCGATAGCGCTGGGACACCCGTTCGGGGCGACCGGCGCGCGCATCACACTGAGCGTGCTGAACGAGCTCAGGCGGCGCGGCGGAGGTTTCGGCCTCATCTCGGTGTGCGCTGCCGGGGGGCTGGGATTCAGCATGGTCGTCGAGAGCGAATGAGTCCTCTCGGCGGAATCCGCGTCATCGACTTGAGCCGTTACGCTCCCGGCCCGTTCTGCACGCTTCTGTGCGCCGCGCTCGGCGCCGAGATCGTCAAGGTCGAGCCGCTCGAAGGCGATCCGCTTCGCCAGATCGATTCCGAGGCCTTCGCCCGCCTGAATCGCGGCAAGAAGAGCGTGGCGCTGGATCTGAAGGATGACGTTGGG from Vicinamibacteria bacterium includes the following:
- a CDS encoding acetyl-CoA C-acyltransferase, with the protein product VLSVLGAFASTRFCREKLGRAAPLGEVDPERLNVLGGSIALGHPFGATGARITLSVLNELRRRGGGFGLISVCAAGGLGFSMVVESE